TCAAACAATGAATTGGGTCATTTAAAGATGAAGGACGCTATGTGGAAAGTTAGTCCCGAAGGAGAATTCCACTTTTCAGATAAAACTGATCCTAACCAGCTTGTTCTTTTAGAAAATGAGCCTACACCAACGCTAGAAAGAATCTTAGTTCAAAGGTTCGAGGGTCAAAGGACGACCGGCGACGATATCACACGATTTGTGGAAGATCAAACCGCATTTATCGGGAAACATAAAACAGCCGCTTTGAAACAACTTGAAACTAACAAACAAATACAGGTTGAACCCATTAAGACTGACGGTAAAAAGCGTAAAGGCAAGACTTACCCTGATGACTCGATAATAACTTTTATGAGATGAAATTTATTCGGCTGCATAAACTTATCGGGAGATTTGACGAATGGCACAGCTTTCACACATTGAATGGACCGAGGCGACCTGGAATCCTGTAACGGGCTGTTCAAAGATCAGTCCGGGGTGTAAGAATTGTTATGCCGAACGTCTGGCGAACCGGTTGGCTGCGATGGGCCAGGGCCGATATAGAAATGGATTCGATGTGACTCTGCACCATGATCTTGTTGATCTGCCACTGCGGTGGCGGCAACCTCGAATCATTTTTGTGAACTCGATGAGCGATCTCTTTCACGAAGATGTTCCCGACGCATTTATTATGCAGGTCTTCGATACGATGGTCGCCGCCCATTGGCACACTTTTCAGATTCTCACAAAGCGGTCTCAGCGACTTGCCGAGCTGGCCACACGTCTCCCGTGGCCTCAAAATGTTTGGATGGGAGTAAGCGTCGAATCAAGAAAGTACACGGCGCGAATTGCTGATTTACGAAAAGTTCCGGCAGCCGTACGGTTTCTATCGGTCGAGCCTCTTCTTGAACCGGTTCCCAATTTACCTCTGACGGGCATCGACTGGGTCATCGTCGGCGGGGAATCAGGACCGGGTTGCCGGGACATGAAAATTGACTGGGTAAGGCAGATTCGTGATCGCTGCGTTGTCCGTGACGTGCCGTTCTTCTTTAAGCAATGGGGAGGAGTTAGGAAAAAAACGTACGGTCGCATTTTAGACGGCCGCACGTGGGATCAGTTGCCTGCTCCGAAAATTCGTTTAAAACCCAAAACACTTTCTTTGAACGAAAGACGTATTAAGGATATTCCAGAACCCATCCTTCTCTAACCTGGCCTGCAAAC
The DNA window shown above is from Nitrospiria bacterium and carries:
- a CDS encoding phage Gp37/Gp68 family protein; protein product: MAQLSHIEWTEATWNPVTGCSKISPGCKNCYAERLANRLAAMGQGRYRNGFDVTLHHDLVDLPLRWRQPRIIFVNSMSDLFHEDVPDAFIMQVFDTMVAAHWHTFQILTKRSQRLAELATRLPWPQNVWMGVSVESRKYTARIADLRKVPAAVRFLSVEPLLEPVPNLPLTGIDWVIVGGESGPGCRDMKIDWVRQIRDRCVVRDVPFFFKQWGGVRKKTYGRILDGRTWDQLPAPKIRLKPKTLSLNERRIKDIPEPILL